In Persicimonas caeni, a single window of DNA contains:
- a CDS encoding hybrid sensor histidine kinase/response regulator, with protein sequence MARFTEYFIPDELADENGIERRRAQIGVKTAYTVVFWAFLAAVISGSGGSIHAAIGLVLCGTTVATAPFVLRSTGRMDIAGHLIVTPIYILLFWLIHQNGGLLAPAIVWPAMIPLLATLFQGRRTGKVWLWVIIASWVAVLIGALTGYDYPTQLPPKVATVQRGISLVGLAVTAFVVLRLKDDLQTWLTEELRHKEAETRAVLETAPDGIVTVDLDGTVLTANEAAARIFERDPEAMLGQDIRQLVSSLDSEALAHAHASEVFGESTEHTGRRGDEAFPAEIAFGSLEDRTILVLRDITERKRAEQEIRDARDAAIEANQAKSAFLANMSHELRTPLNAVIGYSEMIKEEIEFMREDGAEGAEAAANFLPDLTRIRSAGTHLLALINDILDLSKIEAGKMTIHVEMFEIAELVEDIRSTIVPLADKNNNTLTVEVSDELRYMNSDATKVRQILFNLLSNACKFTSDGTITMRVRPDEAYDKVVCEIEDTGVGMSQEQLAKIFEAFTQADASTTREFGGTGLGLTITRHFCALLEGEIDVESTLGEGSTFTVRLAANLGAGDLEQPDADVPQTLEEISRPADPDSQTVLVIDDDATMRDLLRRVLEREGFAVASAASGSEGLLLAEQLQPDVITLDVMMPSMDGWTLLSKLKEHPELADIPVIMVTMVAESARGYALGADHYMVKPVDRKRLVDILHSYRTSSDQAGHALLVEDDEPTRNLLRRTLEGDGWAVVEAENGQEGLDRLATIDPDLVLLDLMMPQMDGFEFLHEFRSRDAYCNVPVIVVTAKELTEDEEERLRRGTSEILSKGGSRGLGDGQDQLITQIRRHVRRAVKSRQRPANTPASKRNPALTE encoded by the coding sequence ATGGCCCGATTCACCGAGTATTTTATCCCCGACGAACTTGCCGACGAAAACGGCATCGAACGCAGACGCGCGCAGATCGGCGTCAAGACCGCCTACACCGTAGTGTTCTGGGCGTTTTTGGCCGCAGTCATCTCCGGATCGGGTGGATCGATCCACGCGGCGATTGGGCTGGTGCTGTGCGGCACGACCGTAGCCACCGCGCCGTTCGTGTTGCGCTCGACAGGCCGGATGGACATCGCCGGTCATCTCATCGTCACCCCGATTTACATTTTGCTCTTCTGGCTGATCCACCAAAACGGTGGGCTCTTGGCGCCGGCGATCGTCTGGCCGGCTATGATTCCACTGCTGGCGACCCTCTTTCAGGGCCGACGCACCGGCAAAGTGTGGCTCTGGGTCATCATCGCGAGTTGGGTGGCCGTGTTGATCGGTGCCCTGACCGGCTACGACTATCCCACCCAGCTTCCGCCGAAGGTCGCCACCGTCCAACGAGGCATCAGCCTGGTCGGCTTGGCGGTGACCGCGTTCGTGGTACTTCGACTCAAAGACGACCTGCAGACCTGGCTCACCGAGGAGTTGCGCCACAAGGAGGCCGAGACGCGCGCGGTGCTCGAGACGGCCCCTGACGGCATCGTCACCGTCGACCTCGACGGCACGGTCCTCACCGCCAACGAGGCGGCCGCGCGTATCTTCGAGCGCGACCCCGAGGCCATGCTCGGCCAAGACATCCGCCAGTTGGTCTCCTCGCTCGACTCCGAGGCGCTCGCCCATGCGCACGCCTCCGAAGTCTTCGGCGAATCCACCGAGCACACCGGCCGGCGCGGCGACGAGGCGTTCCCCGCCGAAATCGCCTTCGGCAGCCTCGAAGACCGCACCATCTTGGTGCTTCGCGACATCACCGAGCGCAAACGCGCCGAGCAAGAGATCCGCGACGCGCGCGACGCAGCGATCGAGGCCAATCAGGCCAAGAGCGCCTTCTTGGCGAATATGAGCCACGAGCTTCGCACCCCGCTCAACGCCGTCATCGGCTACTCGGAGATGATCAAAGAAGAGATCGAGTTCATGCGCGAAGACGGCGCCGAGGGCGCCGAGGCTGCTGCCAACTTCTTGCCCGACCTGACGCGCATCCGCTCGGCCGGCACCCACCTTTTGGCGCTGATCAACGATATCCTCGACCTGTCGAAGATCGAGGCGGGCAAGATGACCATCCACGTCGAGATGTTCGAGATCGCCGAGTTGGTCGAAGATATCCGAAGCACCATCGTGCCGCTGGCCGACAAGAACAACAACACGTTGACCGTCGAGGTGAGCGACGAACTTCGTTACATGAACTCGGACGCCACCAAGGTGCGCCAGATCTTGTTCAACCTGCTGAGCAACGCGTGCAAGTTCACCAGCGACGGCACCATCACCATGCGGGTTCGGCCCGACGAGGCCTACGACAAGGTCGTCTGCGAGATCGAGGACACCGGCGTGGGCATGAGCCAAGAGCAACTCGCCAAGATCTTCGAGGCGTTCACGCAAGCCGACGCCTCGACCACCCGCGAGTTCGGTGGCACCGGCCTCGGATTGACCATCACCCGGCACTTCTGCGCGCTGCTCGAAGGGGAAATCGACGTCGAGTCGACCCTGGGCGAAGGCAGCACCTTCACGGTGCGACTCGCGGCGAATTTGGGCGCCGGCGACCTCGAGCAACCCGACGCTGACGTCCCCCAAACCCTCGAGGAGATATCGCGCCCGGCCGATCCCGACAGCCAAACGGTGCTCGTCATCGACGACGATGCGACCATGCGCGACCTGCTTCGCCGCGTGCTCGAGCGCGAGGGGTTCGCCGTGGCCTCCGCCGCCAGCGGCTCTGAAGGCCTCTTGCTGGCCGAGCAACTCCAGCCCGACGTGATCACACTCGATGTGATGATGCCGTCGATGGACGGCTGGACGCTGCTCTCCAAGCTCAAAGAGCACCCCGAATTGGCCGATATCCCGGTGATCATGGTCACCATGGTCGCCGAGAGCGCCCGCGGCTACGCACTGGGCGCCGATCACTATATGGTCAAGCCGGTCGACCGAAAGCGACTCGTCGACATCCTGCACTCCTACCGCACCTCGAGCGATCAGGCTGGCCATGCCTTGCTCGTCGAGGACGACGAACCGACCCGCAATTTGCTCCGTCGCACGCTCGAGGGCGACGGATGGGCGGTCGTCGAAGCCGAAAACGGCCAAGAGGGCCTCGACCGCCTCGCAACCATCGACCCCGATCTGGTGCTGCTCGACCTGATGATGCCCCAGATGGACGGCTTCGAATTCCTGCACGAGTTCCGAAGCCGAGACGCGTACTGCAATGTCCCCGTCATCGTGGTGACCGCCAAGGAGCTTACCGAGGACGAGGAGGAGCGCTTGCGCCGCGGCACCAGCGAAATCCTCTCCAAGGGAGGCTCGCGCGGACTCGGTGACGGACAAGATCAATTGATCACTCAGATACGACGGCACGTGCGTCGAGCCGTCAAAAGTCGACAAAGACCCGCTAACACCCCGGCATCGAAAAGGAATCCCGCGCTCACCGAGTAG
- a CDS encoding SMP-30/gluconolactonase/LRE family protein — MKYVESVRTPSWLSLALTGLLCLSACGDESAPQPDDTTTETAQSALANASTTADHSYLRRTLADGAEFHATNGMEMGPDGNLYVASVLGREIGVVNPRSGKILDRIGIERGVDSPDDLEFGPDGSLYWTSFLTGEVGRLKPDGTKVTVAQLGPGVNAIAMSPDGRLFVTRVFLGDELYELDPDGNAPPQLVTSGMGGLNSMEFGPDGHLYGPLWFAGSVARIDVDNGTVTPIFGGLQVPAAVKFNSQGLLHVVDQAAGEVVTYDLNTGTTQVVAQVDEAGADNLAIDARGDIYLTNAHDGWVRKVLPNGKTRSLTDEGMVAPGGVAVLPYDGGTSVFTSDALSVKAYDVQTGQMTLEAHSVIGVSPLATPISATADNGRLLTTSWFANVVQTWDPALHTVVESHQDFAVPLNAVRYNGDLVVAELATHRVVRRPAGTNAKVPMAGVPVPTGLATDGDSLWVADWATGRVLRIAQGGQALATPELVAAGLSFPEGMTLDNDGTLLVVETGTDKLTRIDPATGQKTVVEDGLDIGMQGPATMPPTYIFNDVDVDDCGNIYVSVDTDNTIEKLAPLGAGAPGCTNGSK, encoded by the coding sequence ATGAAGTACGTCGAATCTGTTCGTACTCCTTCTTGGCTTTCACTCGCGTTGACGGGACTGTTGTGCCTGAGCGCCTGTGGTGACGAGAGCGCCCCTCAACCAGACGACACGACCACGGAGACCGCTCAATCCGCGCTGGCGAACGCCTCGACTACCGCCGATCATTCGTATCTGCGCCGAACGCTGGCCGACGGCGCCGAGTTCCACGCCACCAACGGCATGGAGATGGGTCCCGACGGCAACCTGTATGTCGCCAGCGTGCTCGGCCGCGAGATCGGCGTGGTCAACCCGCGAAGTGGCAAGATCCTCGACCGCATCGGCATCGAGCGCGGCGTCGACTCGCCCGACGACCTCGAATTCGGTCCTGACGGCTCGCTGTACTGGACCTCGTTCTTGACCGGCGAGGTCGGACGCCTCAAGCCCGACGGCACCAAAGTGACCGTCGCCCAGCTCGGCCCGGGCGTTAACGCCATCGCCATGTCGCCCGACGGGCGCCTCTTCGTCACCCGCGTCTTCCTGGGCGACGAACTCTACGAGCTCGACCCCGATGGAAACGCCCCGCCCCAGCTGGTCACCTCCGGCATGGGTGGCTTGAACTCGATGGAGTTCGGCCCCGACGGCCACCTGTACGGCCCGCTGTGGTTCGCCGGCTCAGTTGCACGCATTGACGTCGACAATGGCACCGTCACCCCGATCTTCGGTGGCCTGCAAGTCCCCGCGGCGGTCAAATTCAACTCCCAAGGTCTCCTGCACGTCGTCGATCAGGCTGCCGGCGAAGTCGTCACCTACGACCTGAACACCGGTACCACACAGGTCGTCGCCCAGGTCGACGAAGCAGGCGCCGACAACCTGGCAATCGACGCCCGCGGCGACATCTACCTGACCAACGCCCACGACGGCTGGGTGCGCAAGGTGCTGCCCAACGGCAAGACCCGCAGCCTGACCGACGAAGGTATGGTCGCCCCCGGCGGCGTCGCCGTGCTCCCCTACGACGGCGGCACCTCGGTCTTCACCTCCGACGCCCTGTCGGTCAAAGCCTACGACGTCCAGACCGGCCAAATGACCCTCGAGGCGCACTCGGTCATCGGCGTATCGCCGCTCGCCACGCCCATCTCGGCGACCGCCGACAACGGCCGGCTGCTGACGACCTCCTGGTTCGCCAACGTCGTCCAGACGTGGGACCCGGCGCTGCACACCGTCGTCGAGAGTCACCAAGACTTCGCCGTGCCGCTCAACGCCGTGCGCTATAACGGTGACCTCGTGGTCGCCGAACTCGCCACCCACCGCGTGGTGCGCCGCCCGGCTGGCACTAACGCCAAGGTCCCGATGGCCGGCGTGCCCGTGCCCACCGGCCTGGCCACCGACGGTGACTCGCTTTGGGTCGCCGACTGGGCCACCGGCCGCGTGCTGCGCATCGCCCAGGGCGGCCAGGCACTGGCGACTCCCGAACTGGTCGCCGCCGGCCTCTCCTTCCCCGAGGGGATGACCCTCGACAACGACGGCACCCTGCTCGTCGTCGAGACCGGCACCGACAAGCTCACCCGCATCGACCCGGCCACCGGCCAGAAGACCGTCGTCGAAGACGGCCTCGACATCGGCATGCAGGGCCCGGCGACCATGCCGCCGACCTACATCTTCAACGACGTCGACGTCGACGATTGCGGCAACATCTACGTGAGCGTCGACACCGACAACACCATCGAGAAGCTCGCGCCTCTCGGCGCCGGCGCTCCGGGCTGCACCAACGGCTCGAAGTAA
- a CDS encoding TolC family protein — protein sequence MSIIAFTATVCVAASTADAQQRDEEPTGEPVTLTELFEFAEESAPDIQQARERLGLGDAAIEGAERFQPFNPEIEGEFGVGLDDVGLSRAEITLTQRLEIAGERGLRIDAARQQKEALQAELARARWDVHQQVHRLYRQGLVDTDEVEIERDVLDFTQALFEVAEQRFEAGEEPRTSVIVARAEVAQARQRLLQAQVRALRTRRDLGAVVGWTKQAAPQPTGEPEKAKPVPAKERLVEKAIAQDPQLAVLRARLEQARADLALEEREVWPAPLIGVGYERENLASTDVENKLRLVVGVPLPLWDRNQGEIAAAKTRTDILRQAIEDRKKVLGNLVVKQAASVQAAYGQTQIYQEEVLPALETQLDLLQEGFKLGELSLLDVMNARDRLLAVQRQYLAALDEYYAAVSELEALLGTAIWQANGDE from the coding sequence TTGAGCATTATTGCCTTCACCGCGACCGTATGCGTGGCGGCAAGTACCGCCGATGCCCAGCAACGTGACGAAGAGCCGACGGGCGAACCGGTCACGTTGACCGAGCTATTCGAGTTCGCCGAAGAGAGCGCTCCCGACATCCAGCAGGCGCGCGAGCGCCTCGGGCTCGGCGACGCGGCCATCGAGGGGGCCGAGAGGTTCCAGCCATTCAACCCCGAAATCGAGGGCGAGTTTGGCGTCGGACTCGATGACGTGGGGCTCAGCCGCGCCGAGATCACGCTCACGCAGCGCCTCGAAATCGCCGGTGAGCGCGGGCTTCGCATCGATGCGGCCCGACAGCAGAAAGAGGCCCTCCAGGCCGAGCTCGCCCGGGCCCGCTGGGACGTCCACCAGCAGGTCCACCGCCTCTATCGCCAGGGCCTGGTCGACACCGACGAGGTCGAGATCGAGCGCGACGTCCTCGACTTCACCCAGGCCCTCTTCGAAGTCGCCGAGCAGCGCTTCGAGGCCGGCGAAGAGCCGCGCACCTCGGTGATCGTGGCCCGCGCGGAGGTCGCCCAAGCACGCCAGCGGCTGCTGCAAGCCCAGGTCCGAGCCCTTCGCACGCGCCGCGATCTGGGCGCAGTCGTCGGGTGGACCAAACAGGCCGCCCCGCAGCCGACCGGTGAGCCCGAGAAGGCCAAGCCTGTCCCTGCCAAAGAGCGACTCGTCGAGAAGGCTATCGCACAAGATCCGCAGCTCGCCGTGCTCCGCGCACGCCTCGAGCAAGCCCGCGCAGACCTCGCCCTCGAAGAGCGCGAAGTGTGGCCCGCGCCCCTGATTGGAGTGGGTTACGAGCGTGAAAACTTGGCGAGCACCGACGTCGAAAACAAGCTGCGCCTCGTCGTCGGAGTGCCCCTGCCGCTGTGGGATCGCAACCAGGGAGAGATCGCTGCCGCAAAGACGCGCACCGACATTCTTCGCCAGGCGATTGAGGATCGAAAGAAAGTCCTCGGGAACCTCGTTGTGAAGCAGGCCGCGTCCGTCCAAGCCGCGTACGGGCAGACTCAGATCTATCAGGAAGAAGTGCTCCCCGCGCTCGAGACCCAACTGGACCTGCTCCAGGAGGGCTTCAAGCTCGGTGAGTTGAGCCTGCTCGACGTGATGAACGCTCGCGACCGTCTGTTGGCCGTGCAACGGCAATATCTGGCCGCGCTCGATGAATACTACGCCGCCGTCAGCGAACTCGAAGCGCTTTTGGGAACGGCGATTTGGCAAGCAAACGGCGACGAATAG
- a CDS encoding efflux RND transporter periplasmic adaptor subunit has protein sequence MQYTMMKRCLMWTLWALLAASTFGCESKQPADTKEQPANTKEGETKTAEHSPDNGEWCKGHGLPESHCTKCHPELIDKFKAKGDWCKEHGFPESACPTCNPMDPPGATETAEHSPTNGEWCKGHGLPESHCTKCHPELIDKFKAKGDWCKEHGFPESACPTCNPMDPPGATETAGIAPIPGIEPGTQIIFKQDDHEQAVGIETVPAKKVPVGLGTRAPARIEFDRNQLADVRAAVPGIVREVLVDLGQEVDEGTPLFVLESARVGEVQAKVRAASEELKTARANLERQKKLFEKGLSAERKVEVAERDFQEAKARVSSLRSSLRLAGGSGSSSTGRYTIRAPIAGTIVDRPGVVGAFATEETSLATVADTSKMWAMLDVAEGDSFALENGQPVTLAVDGATGRKFDGQVTWISPQVDPRTRTVKVRAEIDNADGKLRANQFARAEIGIAPDKKGVVVPKEAIQSLEDGTVVFVRKKQGQYEPRIVEAGRSDGDVVQVRGNLRVGEPVVTTGAFILKTELSRDSIGAGCCEVPGQSD, from the coding sequence ATGCAATACACGATGATGAAGCGCTGCCTGATGTGGACATTGTGGGCCCTGTTGGCCGCGAGCACATTCGGCTGCGAGTCGAAACAACCTGCGGACACCAAAGAACAACCTGCAAACACCAAAGAAGGTGAGACCAAGACCGCCGAGCACTCGCCCGACAACGGCGAATGGTGCAAGGGCCACGGCCTCCCCGAGTCCCACTGCACCAAGTGTCACCCCGAGCTCATCGACAAATTCAAGGCCAAGGGCGACTGGTGCAAAGAGCACGGCTTCCCCGAGTCCGCCTGTCCCACCTGCAACCCGATGGACCCGCCCGGCGCTACTGAGACTGCCGAGCATTCCCCAACCAACGGCGAATGGTGCAAGGGCCACGGCCTCCCCGAGTCCCACTGCACCAAATGCCACCCCGAGCTCATCGACAAGTTCAAGGCCAAGGGCGACTGGTGCAAAGAGCACGGCTTCCCCGAGTCCGCCTGCCCCACCTGCAACCCGATGGACCCGCCCGGCGCTACTGAGACTGCCGGTATCGCGCCCATCCCCGGGATCGAACCGGGCACCCAGATCATCTTCAAGCAAGACGATCACGAGCAGGCCGTCGGCATCGAGACGGTCCCGGCCAAGAAGGTGCCCGTCGGCCTCGGCACCCGCGCCCCGGCGCGTATCGAGTTCGACCGCAATCAGCTCGCCGACGTGCGCGCGGCGGTGCCCGGCATCGTGCGCGAGGTGTTGGTCGACCTCGGCCAAGAGGTCGACGAGGGCACGCCCCTCTTCGTGCTGGAGAGCGCACGGGTGGGCGAAGTTCAGGCGAAGGTCCGCGCGGCCTCCGAGGAGTTGAAGACCGCCCGCGCCAACCTCGAGCGGCAGAAGAAACTATTCGAAAAGGGACTCTCCGCGGAGCGCAAAGTCGAAGTCGCCGAGCGTGACTTCCAGGAGGCCAAGGCCCGCGTCAGCTCGCTCAGAAGCTCGCTGCGCCTCGCCGGGGGCTCCGGAAGCTCGAGCACCGGTCGCTACACCATCCGCGCGCCCATCGCCGGCACCATCGTCGACCGCCCCGGCGTGGTCGGCGCGTTCGCCACCGAGGAGACCTCGCTGGCCACCGTCGCCGACACCTCCAAAATGTGGGCGATGCTCGACGTCGCCGAGGGCGACAGCTTCGCCCTCGAGAACGGCCAGCCGGTCACCCTCGCCGTCGACGGCGCCACCGGTCGCAAGTTCGACGGTCAGGTCACCTGGATCTCCCCGCAAGTCGACCCGCGCACCCGCACTGTCAAAGTGCGCGCCGAGATCGACAACGCCGACGGCAAGCTGCGCGCCAACCAATTCGCGCGCGCCGAGATCGGCATCGCCCCCGACAAAAAGGGCGTGGTCGTGCCCAAAGAGGCCATCCAGAGCCTCGAGGACGGCACGGTCGTCTTTGTTCGAAAGAAGCAGGGCCAATACGAGCCGCGCATCGTCGAAGCAGGCCGCAGCGACGGCGACGTCGTCCAGGTGCGCGGCAACCTTCGGGTCGGCGAGCCGGTGGTCACCACCGGTGCGTTCATCCTGAAGACCGAATTGAGCAGGGACAGCATCGGCGCAGGCTGCTGTGAAGTGCCCGGCCAGTCTGACTAA
- a CDS encoding efflux RND transporter permease subunit has product MLSKLIEISLRHRLVVLLITGLLVLAGLVSFRELPFDAYPDTTPVQVTVNTVAPALSPVEVERQLTFPLEQAIGGLPGLAEVRSVSKFGFSQITVIFEDDVDIYLGRQVVTERIQTVELPPEASKPSLGPVSTGLGEVFQYTVESDKRSPQELRTLHEWVVRPQMLTVPGVAEVNTWGGYEKQYHVVVDLAQLIKYELTVEDVEFALKRNNANVGGGLVGTGGQSQLVQGVGLARDIEDLEKIVVAAVDGVPIRVSDVARVEEGHEIRRGAVTAGGEGEAVLGLGFMLMGENSREVTKALEARLAQAQKSLPDDVRLEPMYSRTELVDQVLETVRDNLLEGALLVIAILFILMGNVRAGLIVALAIPLSMLFAFNMMLQFGIVGSLMSLGAIDFGLVVDSSVIMVENAERRLAEDTSSRSILEVVRDAAVEVRKPTLFGELIIAVVYLPILFLEGVEGKLFRPMALTVIFALLGSMIISMTLMPVLASYVLKRRQKKGTLAEGTSPAEHRDVWLVRKLKALYRPVLDWSLRNRKAVLLITAAIVIDAGVVAWGLGSQFVPRLREQSVVINTVRLAGVSLDESVRYGTQLEKKLLKTFPDEIEDVWTRTGTGEVATDPMGLEVSDVFITLHPREEWTRAETKDELVDAMQRELDGMPGMRTIFTQPIEMRVNEMLAGIRADVGIKLYGDDFDVLKQKAGEIQEVVEGLEGATDVTTEQITGLPVLQLEVDRDQVARYGIAVEEVLRYVESLGTRKVGEIREEQRRFDLVVRLPERYRENPDEIRSITLTTADGQRVPLGQLAKIQVIDSPSTINREWSKRRVVVQANVADGDVGGFVERVRDAIDQNVELPAGYYVDYGGQYENMKRAQNRLMIVVPIALLLIFTLLYITYGRMLDALRVFTGVPFAAVGGIFALWLRDMPFSISAGVGFVALSGIAVLGDMVLVSYVRDLLDKGVAPLQAIKEGAMTRMRPVLMTGMVAAFGFIPMALNTGVGAEVQRPLATVVIGGMITSTLATLVVMPVLYAVFGTGAPRDGEM; this is encoded by the coding sequence ATGCTGTCAAAACTCATCGAAATATCGCTTCGCCACCGCCTGGTGGTGCTGCTCATCACCGGCCTGTTGGTGCTGGCCGGGCTCGTCTCGTTTCGCGAGCTTCCCTTCGACGCCTACCCCGATACGACGCCGGTGCAGGTGACCGTCAACACGGTCGCCCCGGCGCTGAGCCCCGTAGAGGTCGAGCGCCAGCTGACCTTCCCGCTCGAGCAGGCCATCGGCGGCCTGCCCGGCCTCGCCGAGGTGCGCTCGGTCTCCAAATTCGGATTCTCCCAGATCACCGTCATCTTCGAGGATGACGTCGACATCTACCTGGGCCGACAGGTCGTCACCGAGCGTATCCAGACCGTCGAGCTGCCGCCCGAAGCCTCCAAGCCCTCGCTCGGCCCCGTGTCGACGGGCTTGGGCGAAGTCTTCCAGTACACCGTCGAGAGCGACAAACGCTCCCCGCAGGAGCTCCGGACGCTGCACGAGTGGGTGGTGCGCCCGCAGATGCTCACCGTGCCCGGCGTCGCCGAGGTCAACACCTGGGGCGGCTACGAAAAGCAGTACCACGTGGTCGTCGACCTCGCGCAGCTCATCAAATACGAGCTGACCGTCGAGGACGTCGAGTTCGCCCTGAAGCGCAACAACGCCAACGTCGGCGGCGGGCTCGTGGGCACCGGCGGCCAGAGCCAGCTCGTCCAGGGCGTCGGGCTCGCCCGCGACATCGAAGACCTCGAAAAGATCGTCGTCGCCGCGGTCGACGGCGTGCCCATCCGCGTCTCCGACGTCGCCCGCGTCGAGGAGGGCCACGAGATTCGCCGCGGCGCGGTCACCGCCGGCGGCGAAGGCGAGGCCGTGCTCGGCCTGGGCTTCATGCTCATGGGCGAGAACAGCCGCGAGGTGACCAAGGCCCTCGAAGCGCGCCTCGCCCAAGCCCAAAAGAGCCTGCCCGACGACGTGCGCCTCGAGCCGATGTACAGCCGCACCGAACTCGTCGACCAGGTCCTCGAGACCGTGCGCGACAACCTGCTCGAGGGCGCGCTGCTGGTCATCGCCATCCTCTTCATCCTCATGGGCAACGTGCGCGCCGGGCTCATCGTGGCGCTGGCCATCCCGCTGTCGATGCTCTTTGCGTTCAACATGATGCTCCAGTTCGGCATCGTCGGCAGCCTCATGAGCCTCGGCGCGATCGACTTCGGCCTCGTCGTCGACAGCTCGGTCATCATGGTCGAGAACGCCGAACGGCGCCTCGCCGAGGACACGAGCAGTCGAAGCATCCTCGAGGTCGTGCGCGACGCGGCCGTCGAGGTGCGCAAACCGACGCTCTTCGGCGAGCTCATCATCGCCGTCGTCTACCTGCCGATTCTGTTCCTGGAAGGGGTCGAAGGAAAACTCTTTCGCCCGATGGCGCTCACGGTCATCTTCGCCCTGCTCGGCTCGATGATCATCTCGATGACCCTCATGCCCGTGCTGGCGAGCTATGTCCTCAAACGACGCCAGAAAAAGGGCACGCTCGCCGAGGGGACAAGCCCGGCGGAGCACCGCGACGTCTGGCTCGTCCGCAAGCTCAAAGCGCTGTACCGACCGGTGCTCGACTGGTCGCTTCGAAACCGCAAGGCCGTGCTCTTGATCACGGCGGCCATCGTCATCGACGCGGGCGTCGTCGCCTGGGGCCTGGGCTCGCAATTCGTCCCCCGGCTTCGCGAGCAATCGGTGGTCATCAACACCGTGCGCCTGGCCGGCGTCTCCCTCGACGAGTCGGTGCGCTACGGCACCCAGCTCGAAAAGAAGCTCCTAAAGACCTTCCCCGACGAGATCGAGGACGTCTGGACACGCACCGGCACAGGCGAGGTCGCCACCGACCCGATGGGCTTGGAGGTCTCCGACGTCTTCATCACGCTGCACCCGCGCGAGGAGTGGACGCGCGCCGAGACCAAAGACGAGCTCGTCGACGCCATGCAAAGGGAGCTCGACGGCATGCCCGGCATGCGCACGATCTTCACCCAACCCATCGAAATGCGCGTCAACGAGATGCTCGCCGGCATCCGCGCCGACGTCGGCATCAAGCTGTACGGCGACGACTTCGACGTCCTCAAACAGAAGGCCGGCGAAATCCAAGAGGTCGTCGAGGGCCTCGAGGGCGCCACGGACGTGACCACCGAGCAGATCACCGGCCTGCCGGTGCTCCAGCTCGAGGTCGACCGCGACCAGGTCGCCCGCTACGGCATCGCCGTCGAGGAGGTCTTGCGCTACGTCGAGTCGCTGGGCACCCGCAAAGTCGGCGAGATCCGCGAGGAGCAGCGCCGCTTCGACCTCGTCGTGCGCCTCCCGGAGCGCTACCGCGAAAACCCCGACGAGATTCGCTCGATCACGCTCACCACCGCCGACGGCCAACGCGTCCCGCTGGGCCAGCTCGCCAAGATCCAGGTCATCGACTCCCCCTCGACCATCAACCGCGAGTGGAGCAAGCGCCGCGTCGTCGTGCAGGCCAACGTGGCCGACGGCGACGTCGGCGGCTTCGTCGAGCGCGTGCGCGACGCGATCGACCAAAACGTCGAGCTCCCCGCTGGCTACTACGTCGACTACGGCGGCCAATACGAGAACATGAAGCGCGCCCAAAACCGCCTCATGATCGTGGTCCCCATCGCGCTCCTGCTCATCTTCACGCTGCTCTACATCACCTACGGCAGGATGCTCGACGCCCTGCGCGTCTTCACCGGCGTCCCCTTCGCCGCCGTCGGCGGCATCTTCGCGCTGTGGCTGCGCGACATGCCCTTCAGCATCTCGGCGGGCGTCGGCTTCGTCGCGCTGTCGGGCATCGCCGTGCTCGGCGACATGGTGCTCGTCTCGTACGTACGCGACCTGCTCGACAAGGGCGTGGCGCCGCTGCAGGCCATCAAAGAGGGCGCGATGACGCGCATGCGACCGGTGCTGATGACCGGCATGGTCGCCGCCTTCGGCTTCATCCCCATGGCGCTCAACACCGGCGTGGGCGCCGAGGTCCAGCGCCCGCTCGCCACGGTGGTCATCGGCGGCATGATTACGTCGACCCTCGCCACACTCGTCGTCATGCCCGTGCTCTACGCCGTCTTCGGCACTGGCGCGCCGCGGGATGGAGAGATGTAG